Proteins encoded together in one Formosa sp. Hel3_A1_48 window:
- a CDS encoding PDDEXK-like family protein — MNLNLVKKQYNNLLNDIEFDELDLGLKKPNIFQILSITRAEIRHSNFLAWLLDPNESHKLGGLFLKRFLREVFSSNRFEDIDQVAVEGLDLSSTKVLREWSNIDILINVDGIIICIENKVGSKEHSNQLERYKKIVENQFPEHKKTFVYLNPDGLDSETQTDYYHPIGYNFVVESLERILDIYDHSLNERVKNYISDYIITIKREIMGSDKLIKTAQNIYENHRELFDFVIEHKPQPVDRLIPILSQEIEKKGWILGSCSGKYLRFYTPEIKDLIYFNKIKKNGWKNRESFLMEFIVYPPNKKLVFKPVIAPSDDNYDVKKLDSMLREIEGFKEPKGKQWLVNYQQNIKFDFDQIPELTDDEIKTKVNLFIEKISPAVNKITNKFLENSQVLLKMKENK, encoded by the coding sequence ATGAATTTAAATTTGGTAAAAAAACAATACAATAATCTACTCAACGATATAGAATTTGACGAGTTGGATTTAGGGTTAAAGAAGCCTAATATATTTCAAATCTTAAGTATAACAAGAGCGGAAATTAGGCATTCAAACTTTTTAGCCTGGTTGCTTGACCCGAATGAGTCACACAAATTAGGGGGATTATTTTTAAAAAGGTTTTTAAGAGAAGTCTTCTCTTCTAACCGTTTTGAAGATATTGATCAAGTTGCTGTCGAGGGATTAGATCTTTCATCCACAAAAGTCTTAAGAGAGTGGAGTAATATTGACATTCTTATAAATGTGGATGGTATAATCATATGTATAGAAAATAAAGTTGGATCAAAGGAACATTCAAATCAATTAGAACGCTATAAAAAAATTGTTGAAAACCAGTTTCCAGAGCATAAAAAAACATTTGTTTATCTTAACCCTGATGGATTAGATTCCGAAACACAAACAGACTACTATCACCCTATTGGGTATAACTTTGTAGTTGAGTCTTTAGAAAGAATTTTGGATATTTATGACCATTCATTAAACGAAAGAGTAAAAAATTATATATCAGATTACATTATAACAATTAAGAGAGAAATTATGGGGAGTGACAAACTAATCAAGACCGCACAAAATATTTATGAAAACCATAGAGAACTTTTTGATTTTGTAATCGAACACAAACCTCAGCCTGTTGATAGATTAATTCCAATTTTAAGTCAAGAAATTGAAAAAAAGGGATGGATCTTAGGATCTTGTAGCGGAAAGTATTTAAGATTCTACACTCCAGAAATAAAAGACTTAATATATTTTAATAAGATTAAGAAAAATGGATGGAAAAATCGAGAATCATTTTTAATGGAATTTATAGTTTACCCTCCAAACAAAAAACTAGTATTTAAGCCTGTAATTGCTCCTTCTGATGACAATTATGATGTTAAAAAACTAGACTCAATGCTAAGAGAGATTGAAGGTTTTAAAGAACCTAAGGGTAAACAATGGTTAGTGAATTATCAGCAGAATATTAAGTTTGATTTTGACCAAATTCCCGAACTAACTGATGACGAAATCAAAACAAAAGTAAACTTGTTTATAGAAAAAATATCCCCTGCAGTAAATAAGATTACAAATAAATTTTTAGAAAACTCTCAGGTGCTTTTGAAAATGAAGGAAAATAAATAA
- a CDS encoding DUF4956 domain-containing protein produces the protein MCFRFLINIAFLTFVIRFSYYHFTKKADYLFAFFLVGIVVFFLCFTLKKYEINLGLALGLFAIFGILRYRTDQIKIREMTYLFVIIGLSLINGLSNKKMSYVEILTLNTTVSIFVFYLDRYWSLQRLIPQEKIVPKDFRTQDIIYNSLENIKPKHHNLLKDELENSLGVKILKLDIGEVDFDKQIVKIKIRHKKLI, from the coding sequence ATGTGTTTTAGGTTTTTAATTAATATAGCATTCTTAACTTTCGTTATTAGATTCTCGTATTATCACTTTACAAAAAAAGCAGATTATTTATTTGCCTTTTTTTTAGTGGGTATCGTTGTGTTTTTCTTGTGCTTTACACTCAAAAAATATGAGATAAACTTAGGATTGGCTCTCGGGCTTTTCGCAATTTTCGGGATTTTAAGATACAGAACCGATCAAATTAAAATTAGAGAAATGACTTATTTATTTGTTATTATTGGGCTCTCTTTAATCAACGGATTATCCAATAAAAAAATGAGTTATGTAGAAATACTAACATTAAACACAACGGTTAGCATATTTGTGTTTTATTTGGATCGTTACTGGAGCTTACAACGCCTAATACCTCAAGAAAAAATTGTACCAAAAGATTTCAGAACGCAAGACATCATTTACAACTCACTAGAAAATATAAAACCCAAACATCATAATTTACTCAAAGATGAACTTGAGAATTCCCTTGGGGTTAAAATTTTAAAATTAGATATTGGTGAAGTAGACTTTGATAAACAAATCGTTAAAATAAAAATCCGCCACAAGAAGTTAATATGA
- a CDS encoding TonB-dependent receptor, translating to MKNYFTFILLLCISLTYAQTTNLKGRVLDNNGFPLPGATVQTQPSSKAVVTDFNGFFTILDTEGEQTIKISYLGFEAFEEKINIISGETTNEIFVLSPTVDELDEVVLSVFQDGIIKGLNKQKSDLNITNVVSADQIGKYPDDNVGDVIKRIAGVSMQADQGEARNIVMRGLGPGLNSVTLNGERIPSAEGDNRNIQLDLIPSAMIQSIEVNKTLTPDMEADAIGGSVNLITRSKPSGFRANITAGGGGQPIRSGGYNSNFAVVVGDQLSDKFSYTFSGTIQTKDYGSDNIEFEWNDPSDWAEDGPIGEMDIRRYDVKRTRRSASLNFDYQFNENNSLYFKSIYNHRDDWEKRFRMRVRSIDMASDGISGTATIRRQTKGGINDDKNDGARLEDQRTQKFTLGGEHQLGKLAVDWKVSTSKASEERPNERYVRYQSDVDVPFTSLDISNPKFPTFSWDGDLWNDPSNYEFKWAQDAFKMTEEDHFVFRVDFELPVANNDKIKFGFKQNTKTKMRDDVWYEYEENSNGDALLGNLDTVSNFDATISGYEPGHQYQSGIFMTANALGNLSLGGTNDDFFVGYPLDEFGAGNYDADESITAAYAMATLKNKRGNVKTIVGARLEATSIDYTGFEFDDETMETPSDLNPVSGSSNFTNILPNLTIQWDVNDKFNLNFAATQSLARPAYFDLVPYISIEEQEAVNIGNPDLKPALSTNLDIMAEYYFDGFGFFSLGYFNKRIENWLYRYTSFNESYAGYDNVEFSQLRNGAEADVNGLEITYQTRFLKNFLFMGNYTFTSSSTGDVIFPDEDPENTVVRSDVPLVGQVDNMYNLSLAYENSKFFIRASYNYSEGSLDEISDDEDFDRYYDEQAFLDVNANYRINDNWSIFAEGKNLTNQPLRYFQGVESRTMQLEYYNVSWNLGLKYDF from the coding sequence ATGAAAAATTATTTTACATTTATCTTATTACTTTGTATAAGTTTAACTTATGCACAAACCACGAATTTAAAAGGTCGTGTTCTTGATAATAACGGTTTTCCTCTTCCTGGGGCTACTGTTCAAACACAACCTTCGTCCAAAGCTGTTGTTACAGATTTCAACGGATTCTTTACAATTTTGGATACTGAAGGCGAACAAACGATTAAGATTTCTTATCTTGGATTTGAAGCTTTTGAAGAAAAAATTAACATAATATCCGGGGAAACTACAAATGAAATTTTTGTACTCAGTCCGACTGTTGATGAGTTAGATGAAGTTGTTTTATCAGTTTTTCAAGATGGAATCATAAAAGGTCTCAATAAACAAAAATCTGATTTAAACATTACAAACGTTGTATCTGCAGATCAAATTGGGAAATATCCAGATGATAACGTTGGTGATGTTATCAAGCGTATTGCTGGCGTAAGTATGCAAGCAGACCAAGGTGAAGCACGTAATATTGTAATGAGAGGTCTTGGCCCAGGCCTAAACTCTGTTACCTTAAATGGAGAACGAATTCCATCAGCCGAAGGGGACAATAGAAATATTCAATTAGATTTAATACCTTCCGCAATGATTCAATCTATTGAAGTCAATAAAACATTAACTCCAGATATGGAAGCTGATGCGATTGGGGGCTCTGTAAACTTAATCACACGTTCAAAACCTAGCGGATTTAGAGCAAATATTACTGCAGGTGGAGGTGGTCAGCCCATTAGATCTGGAGGTTACAATTCTAATTTTGCTGTTGTTGTTGGTGATCAACTTTCGGACAAATTTAGTTATACATTTTCTGGTACAATCCAAACCAAGGATTATGGTTCCGATAATATTGAATTTGAGTGGAATGATCCTTCGGATTGGGCAGAAGATGGACCTATTGGTGAAATGGACATTAGACGATACGACGTAAAACGTACAAGACGAAGTGCAAGTTTGAACTTCGATTACCAATTTAATGAAAACAACTCCTTGTATTTTAAATCTATCTATAACCATAGAGACGATTGGGAAAAAAGATTTCGAATGCGAGTAAGAAGCATTGACATGGCTTCTGATGGAATATCTGGGACTGCAACTATAAGACGTCAAACAAAAGGTGGTATCAATGATGATAAAAATGATGGCGCACGTCTTGAAGATCAGAGAACTCAAAAATTTACTCTTGGTGGAGAGCACCAATTGGGAAAATTAGCGGTCGATTGGAAAGTTAGTACTTCCAAAGCTAGTGAGGAACGACCAAACGAGCGCTATGTTCGTTATCAATCAGATGTTGATGTTCCTTTTACTTCATTAGACATATCAAATCCTAAATTCCCAACTTTTAGCTGGGATGGTGATTTATGGAATGATCCATCAAACTATGAGTTCAAATGGGCTCAAGACGCCTTCAAAATGACTGAGGAAGATCATTTTGTATTTAGAGTTGATTTTGAATTGCCAGTAGCGAATAATGATAAGATAAAATTTGGGTTTAAGCAAAATACAAAAACAAAAATGCGCGATGATGTATGGTATGAATACGAAGAAAATTCTAATGGTGATGCACTTCTTGGAAATTTAGATACTGTTTCTAATTTTGATGCTACAATTTCTGGTTATGAGCCAGGCCACCAATATCAGAGTGGAATTTTCATGACTGCGAATGCTTTGGGGAACTTATCTCTTGGTGGAACAAATGATGATTTTTTTGTAGGGTATCCATTAGATGAATTTGGAGCAGGTAATTACGATGCGGACGAGTCAATTACAGCTGCATATGCCATGGCTACATTAAAAAACAAAAGAGGAAATGTAAAAACAATTGTTGGAGCACGTCTTGAAGCTACAAGTATAGATTACACAGGTTTCGAATTTGATGACGAGACAATGGAAACGCCTTCAGACTTAAATCCTGTTTCAGGTTCTTCAAATTTCACCAATATACTTCCGAATTTAACCATTCAGTGGGATGTTAATGATAAATTTAATTTAAACTTTGCTGCCACTCAGTCTTTAGCCAGACCAGCTTATTTTGATTTAGTGCCTTACATATCTATTGAAGAACAAGAAGCTGTAAATATTGGTAACCCTGACTTAAAACCTGCATTGTCCACAAACCTTGATATTATGGCAGAGTATTATTTTGATGGATTTGGATTTTTCTCCCTAGGTTATTTTAATAAACGAATTGAAAACTGGCTTTACCGTTATACTTCTTTCAATGAATCATATGCTGGCTACGATAATGTTGAGTTCAGTCAATTAAGAAATGGTGCAGAAGCAGATGTAAATGGATTAGAAATTACCTATCAGACAAGGTTTTTGAAGAACTTTCTATTTATGGGTAACTACACTTTTACAAGCTCATCAACGGGTGACGTTATATTCCCTGACGAAGACCCAGAAAATACTGTGGTCCGTTCAGATGTTCCTTTAGTAGGTCAAGTCGATAATATGTATAACCTATCGCTAGCTTACGAAAACAGTAAATTCTTTATTAGAGCGTCTTATAATTATTCTGAAGGTTCGTTAGACGAAATTAGTGACGATGAAGATTTTGATCGTTACTATGATGAGCAAGCCTTTTTGGATGTCAATGCTAACTATAGAATCAATGACAACTGGAGTATCTTTGCCGAAGGCAAGAATTTAACAAATCAACCCCTAAGATATTTCCAAGGAGTAGAGTCAAGAACGATGCAACTTGAATATTATAACGTCAGCTGGAACTTAGGACTTAAATATGATTTTTAA
- a CDS encoding zinc-ribbon domain-containing protein — MPSKNKKSLAETHPEVAKQWHPTKNSGFSFDDENLKKYIKYWWKCDVADDHEWQSNIYNRLDGKGCPVCIGQKVVKSNCLATINPELARQWHPTKNGGLSPYNVSPKSNKKVWWKCDIGDDHEWESKISNRANGKNCPICSGQKVVLSNCLATTNPELVRQWHPIKNGNLTPHAVTYGSNKNVWWKCDKGDDHEWEASIVNRTKRNSGCPVCGNDKIVLSNCLATTNPELAREWHPTKNIKLTPFGVTEKSTNKVWWKCDKGDDHEWRASPLMRKKTSCPVCVNLKIVNSNCLATTHPKIAKQWHPTKNGNLTPLDISVGSAKKVWWKCNKGDDHEWKTSSAKRLYGRNCPFCTLTPQSKQELTITFELMKLFKNIDPKGLKTRLEGRLRAIDIFIPKLNLCIEFDGSYWHKDKRDIDKIKSEMLFEEGFKLIRVREEPLKKIYDTDVISKKPYDGKQVTNDILSMILSIFELDYKLVSKIKAYQSKDGLQNEKGLDKYIDKILTEKAEKSG; from the coding sequence ATGCCGTCAAAAAATAAAAAATCACTTGCTGAAACTCACCCTGAAGTTGCCAAACAATGGCATCCCACAAAGAATAGTGGTTTTTCTTTTGACGATGAAAACCTAAAAAAATATATAAAATATTGGTGGAAATGTGACGTAGCAGATGACCACGAATGGCAATCGAATATTTACAACCGATTAGATGGGAAAGGATGTCCTGTTTGTATTGGACAAAAAGTTGTTAAATCGAATTGTTTAGCAACAATAAATCCTGAATTAGCAAGACAATGGCATCCAACAAAGAATGGGGGTTTATCACCTTATAATGTTAGTCCAAAAAGTAATAAAAAGGTATGGTGGAAATGTGATATAGGAGATGACCACGAATGGGAATCTAAAATTAGCAATAGAGCAAATGGCAAAAACTGCCCAATTTGTTCAGGTCAAAAAGTTGTATTATCAAATTGTCTCGCCACAACAAATCCTGAATTAGTAAGACAATGGCATCCAATAAAGAATGGAAATTTAACCCCTCACGCTGTTACTTATGGATCAAACAAGAATGTATGGTGGAAATGTGATAAAGGAGATGACCACGAGTGGGAAGCATCCATTGTGAATAGAACTAAAAGGAACAGTGGTTGTCCTGTGTGTGGAAATGATAAAATAGTATTATCAAATTGTCTCGCCACAACAAATCCTGAATTAGCAAGAGAATGGCATCCTACTAAAAATATTAAACTTACTCCTTTCGGAGTTACTGAAAAAAGTACAAATAAAGTATGGTGGAAATGTGATAAAGGAGACGATCACGAGTGGAGAGCAAGTCCTCTAATGAGAAAGAAGACTTCTTGCCCTGTTTGTGTAAATCTAAAGATTGTTAATTCCAACTGTTTAGCAACAACCCACCCAAAAATCGCCAAACAATGGCATCCAACAAAAAACGGAAACTTAACCCCATTAGATATTAGCGTTGGAAGCGCAAAAAAGGTATGGTGGAAATGTAATAAAGGAGATGACCACGAATGGAAAACAAGTTCTGCTAAAAGGTTATATGGAAGAAATTGTCCTTTCTGTACCCTCACTCCCCAATCAAAACAGGAACTTACAATAACTTTTGAGTTAATGAAACTGTTTAAAAATATTGACCCAAAAGGGTTAAAAACTCGTTTAGAAGGACGATTAAGGGCAATCGATATATTTATTCCAAAACTTAATTTATGTATAGAATTTGACGGTTCTTATTGGCATAAAGATAAGCGAGACATAGACAAAATCAAATCTGAAATGCTATTTGAAGAAGGGTTTAAGTTAATACGAGTAAGAGAAGAACCACTTAAAAAGATATACGATACAGATGTTATAAGTAAGAAACCCTACGACGGCAAACAAGTGACTAACGACATACTATCAATGATTTTATCTATATTTGAGTTAGACTATAAATTAGTGTCTAAAATTAAAGCGTATCAATCCAAAGATGGTTTACAAAACGAAAAAGGATTAGATAAATACATTGATAAAATACTAACTGAAAAAGCAGAAAAAAGTGGATAA
- a CDS encoding MATE family efflux transporter has protein sequence MNTAISNNQINRLAVPAIIAGISEPILSLTDAAIVGHISINATESLAAVGIVSSFLSMLIWVLGQSRSAISAIISQYLGANKLNEVKQLPAQAMAIIITLSIGVCALTMPFSEAIFKFYNAKDLLLSYSVEYFNIRIIGFPFTLYTFAIFGIFRGLQNTYYPMVIALIGAAVNVLLDYVLVYGLDGVVPALNLKGAAIASACSQFLMALLSTVLLLKKTPINLKLALPLNKELPKFLQMIGNLIIRTLALNLALYFAASFATAYGTNYIAAYTIAINLWFFAAFAVDGYASAGNIMSGKLYGANQIKLLVELSNRLLKRALIVGFLMAGLGALFYSALGTIFTNEKAVLSEFYKVFWIVLLMQPFCALAFVFDGIFKGLGQMKTLRNVLVLSTILVFIPALFVGHYNNMKLHGILLAFTLWMIARGAPLVVKFRKQFLPQIQNH, from the coding sequence TTGAATACAGCCATTAGCAATAATCAAATAAACAGACTCGCTGTTCCCGCGATCATCGCTGGAATTTCAGAGCCCATTTTATCATTAACTGATGCAGCCATTGTAGGCCACATCTCAATCAATGCTACAGAATCACTAGCTGCAGTTGGTATTGTTTCGTCTTTTCTCTCCATGCTAATATGGGTTTTAGGACAATCCCGTTCGGCCATATCCGCAATTATTTCTCAATATTTAGGGGCAAATAAGTTGAATGAAGTCAAGCAGCTCCCTGCACAAGCTATGGCTATAATTATAACTTTAAGCATTGGCGTTTGTGCGCTGACTATGCCGTTTTCTGAAGCAATTTTTAAGTTTTATAATGCCAAAGATCTTTTGCTTAGCTACAGTGTAGAATACTTCAATATTCGGATTATAGGATTCCCATTTACATTATATACCTTTGCAATATTTGGTATTTTTAGAGGCTTACAAAACACATATTACCCAATGGTAATTGCCCTTATAGGGGCAGCAGTGAATGTTCTTCTTGATTATGTTTTAGTATACGGATTAGATGGGGTTGTCCCAGCACTAAATCTAAAAGGTGCAGCCATCGCAAGCGCTTGTTCCCAATTTCTGATGGCACTTTTATCTACTGTTTTGTTATTGAAAAAAACACCCATCAATTTAAAATTGGCGCTGCCGCTCAATAAAGAGTTGCCAAAATTCTTACAAATGATTGGTAATCTCATCATTAGGACTTTAGCCTTAAATTTGGCCTTATATTTTGCAGCAAGCTTCGCAACTGCCTACGGCACCAATTACATTGCTGCCTACACAATAGCAATAAACTTATGGTTTTTTGCAGCCTTTGCTGTAGATGGTTATGCCAGTGCGGGAAATATAATGTCAGGCAAACTTTATGGTGCAAACCAAATCAAACTACTAGTCGAACTGAGCAATCGCCTACTAAAAAGAGCGTTAATTGTTGGTTTCTTAATGGCGGGGCTAGGAGCTCTTTTTTACAGCGCTTTGGGAACAATATTTACCAACGAAAAAGCTGTGCTTTCTGAATTTTATAAAGTTTTTTGGATCGTTCTTCTCATGCAGCCATTTTGTGCCTTAGCTTTTGTCTTCGATGGTATTTTTAAAGGGCTTGGGCAAATGAAAACATTAAGGAATGTACTAGTGTTGTCTACAATTTTAGTGTTTATTCCTGCACTTTTTGTTGGACACTACAATAACATGAAACTTCATGGAATACTTCTTGCGTTTACCCTATGGATGATTGCACGTGGCGCCCCATTAGTTGTAAAATTTAGAAAACAATTTTTACCCCAAATTCAAAACCATTAA
- a CDS encoding 6-pyruvoyl trahydropterin synthase family protein has product MQKIRITKQFSFETGHALHGYDGKCKNIHGHSYRLDVTVIGKPVADESNPKCGMVIDFSDLKKIAKDEIVDVFDHATVFNKNTPHLELAMLLKSKGHNVLLVDYQPTTEMMVIDFAEKIKKRLPNNIKLHALKLQETATSFAEWFANDNE; this is encoded by the coding sequence ATGCAGAAAATAAGAATAACAAAGCAGTTTTCGTTTGAGACAGGGCATGCATTACACGGCTACGATGGAAAATGTAAAAACATTCACGGGCATAGTTATCGGTTGGATGTTACTGTAATAGGAAAGCCTGTAGCAGACGAATCGAATCCAAAGTGCGGCATGGTGATTGATTTTTCAGATTTAAAAAAAATTGCTAAAGATGAGATTGTGGACGTTTTCGACCATGCTACAGTTTTCAATAAAAACACCCCTCATTTAGAATTAGCAATGCTACTGAAGTCTAAAGGACACAATGTTCTGTTAGTTGATTATCAACCAACTACCGAAATGATGGTGATCGATTTTGCTGAAAAAATTAAAAAACGACTACCCAATAACATTAAATTACACGCTCTAAAACTTCAAGAAACAGCTACTAGCTTTGCTGAATGGTTTGCGAACGATAACGAATAA
- a CDS encoding alpha/beta hydrolase family esterase, producing MRTLLYLFSVFLFFSCANNDAVVSCVFSPDLETFEVTYISSSSAILTGRISFNAENCNIPPGAQQGFVYSTSSLPSIEDNLIAVYGTDVGVNLDNLEPNTTYYVRTFIANSLGEYYGNEVLFVTSNAINYGISTYETSFQGLDRDYIVYIPENYTPEHPSPLLFVYHGFGGNNNLTMNYTGFNEIANQNNFIVVYPQGSNFIGVPHWNVGGWTLGSTTDDIAFTEYLINTISDQYSINNDRVYATGMSNGGFMSFLLACQMSDTFAAVASVTGSMTTETYEQCTPLRELPVLQIHGTIDPIVPYAGVQAWNTPIDEVLTYWATNNECNLTPQIISLEDIDPDNNIRVDEITYDGGTNASVVKHYKVYGGGHDWFDNAEISASELVWEFFSNYDLNGLIN from the coding sequence ATGAGAACACTTTTATACCTTTTTTCTGTTTTTTTGTTTTTTTCTTGCGCTAATAATGATGCTGTTGTTTCATGTGTGTTTTCTCCGGATCTAGAAACTTTTGAAGTTACTTATATATCATCCAGCTCAGCTATACTAACGGGAAGGATATCCTTTAATGCTGAAAACTGCAACATCCCCCCTGGGGCCCAACAGGGGTTTGTATATAGCACCTCATCTCTACCTTCAATTGAAGACAATTTAATTGCTGTTTACGGGACCGATGTTGGTGTCAATTTAGATAATTTAGAACCCAATACAACATACTATGTGCGGACATTTATCGCTAATTCATTAGGTGAGTACTACGGTAATGAAGTGCTTTTTGTGACCTCAAATGCTATTAATTATGGCATTAGTACCTATGAGACTAGTTTCCAAGGATTGGACAGAGATTATATTGTTTATATCCCTGAAAACTACACCCCAGAACACCCTTCCCCCCTGTTGTTTGTATACCATGGTTTTGGGGGTAACAACAACCTTACGATGAACTACACTGGCTTTAATGAAATTGCAAATCAAAACAATTTTATAGTGGTATATCCACAAGGGAGCAACTTTATAGGCGTCCCTCACTGGAATGTAGGTGGATGGACTCTGGGAAGTACAACAGATGACATTGCATTTACGGAGTACCTGATCAATACTATTTCCGATCAATACAGTATTAATAACGATAGAGTATATGCCACTGGAATGTCCAACGGAGGGTTTATGAGTTTTTTATTGGCCTGCCAAATGAGTGATACTTTTGCCGCTGTAGCCTCGGTTACTGGTTCGATGACCACAGAAACATATGAACAATGTACTCCTTTGCGCGAGTTGCCTGTTTTACAGATTCATGGTACAATCGACCCAATTGTACCCTACGCTGGTGTTCAAGCTTGGAATACGCCTATAGATGAAGTGTTGACTTATTGGGCAACTAATAACGAATGTAATTTAACCCCGCAAATTATTAGCTTAGAAGATATTGACCCTGACAACAATATTAGAGTTGATGAAATTACATATGACGGCGGGACTAACGCTAGCGTTGTAAAACACTACAAAGTCTATGGGGGGGGTCATGACTGGTTTGATAACGCTGAGATTAGCGCCAGTGAATTGGTATGGGAATTTTTCTCTAACTACGACCTCAATGGGTTAATCAATTGA
- a CDS encoding phytase, which yields MKKILQLIVCLFNVCFLNAQGPILLGPLPYHEVSADVETEPVFAEDDAADDICVLENKSSPDQSLIISSDKKYGIIVYDLKGNKIHDYELGRINNVDIIPSKNNTNQFIVCGTNRTYNALDLYLFDIQGNLKQQLIRQPLNSLKDVYGITFYNGPVNTYIFISDKKGRVEQWVYNNNQALPKIKKIRTLKFSSIVEGIVTDEYKEKVYIAQERKGIWEVNANPSISPERKLIYKKNKHLKPDFEGLALREEPNGKGQLIASIQGSNGYLIIDRETLSPIQFFRIIANKSIDGTTETDGIDVSTISTSLFPKGFFIAQDDDNDGLNQNFKIVDWQKIMK from the coding sequence ATGAAAAAAATCTTACAGTTAATTGTTTGTTTATTTAATGTTTGTTTTTTGAATGCGCAGGGACCTATTTTATTAGGTCCTTTGCCATATCATGAAGTCAGTGCTGATGTTGAAACTGAGCCTGTGTTTGCAGAGGATGATGCGGCTGATGACATCTGTGTGTTAGAAAACAAATCATCCCCAGACCAATCACTAATTATTTCATCTGATAAGAAATATGGAATAATTGTTTATGATCTAAAAGGGAATAAAATTCATGATTATGAATTAGGCCGAATTAATAATGTTGATATCATACCATCAAAAAACAATACGAATCAATTTATTGTTTGTGGTACAAATAGAACTTATAATGCTCTTGACTTGTATTTGTTTGATATTCAGGGTAATCTAAAGCAACAGCTTATAAGGCAGCCCTTAAATTCACTTAAAGATGTGTATGGAATTACATTTTACAATGGTCCAGTCAATACATATATATTTATTAGCGATAAGAAAGGACGCGTTGAACAATGGGTTTATAATAACAATCAGGCCTTACCTAAAATTAAGAAAATCAGAACGCTTAAATTTTCATCCATAGTTGAGGGAATTGTTACAGACGAATATAAAGAGAAAGTCTATATTGCACAAGAACGTAAAGGGATTTGGGAAGTGAATGCTAATCCATCAATATCACCAGAACGCAAGCTAATTTATAAAAAAAATAAGCATTTGAAGCCGGATTTTGAGGGTTTAGCTTTAAGAGAAGAGCCAAATGGTAAAGGTCAGTTAATTGCTTCAATACAAGGCTCTAATGGATACTTAATTATAGACCGAGAAACTTTGTCGCCAATTCAATTTTTTAGAATAATTGCTAATAAATCTATAGATGGGACTACAGAAACAGACGGAATTGATGTTTCGACTATTTCAACAAGTTTGTTCCCTAAAGGGTTTTTTATTGCTCAAGATGATGACAATGATGGTTTAAATCAAAATTTTAAAATTGTGGATTGGCAAAAGATAATGAAATGA
- a CDS encoding UDP-2,3-diacylglucosamine diphosphatase, giving the protein MNVPKGKNVYFTSDHHFGAPTKAASKPREERFISWLDHIKQDADVLFILGDLFDFWFEYKYVIPKGFTRVLGKLAELSDQGIEIHFFVGNHDLWMRGYFEEELNIKVYHNTEEFKINDMVFFIGHGDGLGPHDKGYKRLKKVFKNSFFNWLYRWLHPDIGVRFAQYLSLKNKLISGDEDAKFLGNDDEWLVQYAQRKLKDKHFDYFVFGHRHLPLEIQLNPKSKYVNLGDWITHFTYGVFNGEKLVLKKAKS; this is encoded by the coding sequence ATCAACGTTCCAAAAGGGAAGAATGTATATTTCACATCAGATCATCATTTTGGTGCCCCTACAAAAGCGGCTTCAAAACCTAGAGAGGAAAGGTTTATTTCCTGGTTAGACCACATAAAACAGGATGCTGATGTGCTTTTTATCTTAGGGGACTTATTTGATTTTTGGTTTGAGTACAAGTACGTTATCCCAAAGGGCTTTACAAGAGTTTTAGGAAAATTAGCTGAATTGAGCGACCAAGGCATAGAAATACACTTTTTTGTGGGGAATCACGACCTTTGGATGCGGGGGTATTTTGAAGAAGAGTTAAATATTAAAGTTTATCATAACACAGAAGAATTTAAAATCAACGATATGGTATTCTTTATCGGCCATGGCGATGGTCTTGGGCCACATGATAAAGGGTACAAAAGATTAAAGAAAGTGTTTAAAAATTCATTTTTCAATTGGCTTTATCGTTGGCTTCATCCCGATATTGGCGTACGTTTTGCCCAATACCTTTCGCTTAAAAATAAACTTATTTCTGGCGATGAGGACGCAAAGTTTTTAGGAAACGATGACGAGTGGCTGGTGCAATATGCACAGCGAAAATTAAAGGATAAGCACTTTGATTATTTTGTTTTTGGCCACCGCCATTTACCGTTGGAAATACAATTAAATCCCAAATCCAAATATGTCAATCTTGGTGATTGGATCACACACTTTACCTACGGTGTTTTTAATGGTGAAAAACTTGTTCTTAAAAAGGCTAAATCTTAA